In uncultured Bacteroides sp., one genomic interval encodes:
- a CDS encoding glycosyltransferase, whose amino-acid sequence MFYSVIIPVYNRPDEVNELLVSLTKQHFTNFEVLVVEDGSTVPCEEVVNKFKESLDIKYFFKPNSGPGQTRNFGAERSKGDYLIILDSDCIIPEGYFDAVEAELKKEHADAFGGPDRADASFSDMQKAINYAMTSFFTTGGIRGGKKKLDKFYPRSFNMGVKRDVYMNLEGFSKMRFGEDIDFSIRIFKNNYKCRLFPDAWVYHKRRTDLKKFFKQVHNSGIARINLFKKYPESLKLVHLLPAAFTVGLLFLLTVSCFCFWGLIPILFYALIILLDSSFQNKSIKIGAISIIASFIQLTGYGSGFIRAWWKRVVLKKDEFSAFEKNFYK is encoded by the coding sequence ATGTTCTACTCCGTAATAATTCCCGTATACAATCGTCCCGATGAAGTGAACGAACTTCTGGTTAGTCTCACGAAGCAGCATTTTACTAATTTTGAAGTGTTGGTTGTTGAGGATGGATCTACTGTGCCTTGTGAAGAAGTAGTAAACAAGTTTAAGGAAAGTCTGGATATTAAATATTTCTTTAAACCAAATTCCGGTCCTGGTCAGACTCGAAATTTTGGTGCAGAACGTAGTAAGGGAGATTATCTGATTATTCTTGATTCCGACTGCATAATTCCTGAAGGCTATTTTGATGCTGTTGAGGCTGAACTGAAAAAGGAGCATGCCGATGCTTTTGGTGGTCCTGACCGTGCAGACGCATCTTTTTCGGATATGCAAAAAGCGATAAATTATGCTATGACCTCTTTCTTTACGACTGGTGGTATACGTGGCGGAAAAAAGAAACTCGATAAATTCTATCCTCGAAGCTTTAACATGGGAGTAAAGCGAGATGTTTATATGAATTTGGAAGGATTTTCTAAAATGCGTTTTGGAGAAGATATTGATTTTAGTATTCGCATTTTCAAGAACAATTATAAATGCCGGTTATTTCCCGATGCGTGGGTTTATCATAAACGACGCACCGATTTAAAGAAATTCTTTAAGCAGGTGCATAATTCAGGCATTGCCCGCATTAACTTATTTAAAAAATATCCTGAATCATTAAAACTGGTTCATCTTTTGCCTGCAGCTTTTACAGTAGGACTATTATTTTTGCTGACTGTTTCCTGCTTTTGCTTCTGGGGCTTAATTCCAATTCTTTTTTATGCATTGATTATTTTGCTTGATTCTTCTTTTCAGAATAAGAGCATAAAGATTGGAGCAATTTCTATTATAGCCTCTTTTATTCAACTTACAGGATATGGTTCCGGTTTTATCAGAGCATGGTGGAAAAGAGTAGTGCTGAAGAAAGATGAATTTTCTGCATTTGAGAAGAACTTTTATAAATAA
- the efp gene encoding elongation factor P, which translates to MINSQDIKNGTCIRMDGKLYFCIEFLHVKPGKGNTIMRTKLKDVVSGRVLERRFNIGEKLEDVRVERRPFQFLYKEGSDYIFMNQETYDQAPIAHDLITGVDFMKEGMIVEVVSDASTETVLFAEVPTKVQLLVTYTEPGLKGDTATNATKPATVETGAEVRVPLFINEGEIIEIDTRDGSYQGRVKA; encoded by the coding sequence ATGATCAATTCACAAGACATCAAAAACGGAACTTGTATCCGTATGGACGGAAAGCTCTATTTCTGTATCGAATTTCTACATGTAAAACCAGGAAAAGGAAACACTATCATGCGTACAAAGTTGAAAGACGTTGTGTCTGGTCGTGTTCTTGAGCGCCGTTTCAATATCGGTGAAAAGCTTGAAGATGTTCGTGTGGAACGTCGTCCTTTCCAATTCTTATATAAAGAAGGTAGCGACTATATTTTCATGAACCAGGAAACTTATGATCAGGCTCCTATTGCTCATGACTTAATCACTGGCGTTGATTTCATGAAAGAGGGTATGATTGTAGAAGTTGTTTCTGATGCTTCAACTGAAACAGTCCTTTTTGCTGAAGTTCCTACTAAAGTTCAACTATTGGTAACTTATACAGAACCAGGACTTAAGGGTGATACTGCAACTAACGCAACTAAACCTGCTACTGTTGAAACAGGTGCTGAAGTTCGCGTTCCTTTATTTATCAATGAAGGCGAAATAATCGAAATAGATACTCGTGACGGTTCTTACCAAGGTCGTGTTAAGGCTTAA